From Ostrinia nubilalis chromosome 9, ilOstNubi1.1, whole genome shotgun sequence, one genomic window encodes:
- the LOC135074973 gene encoding DNA-directed RNA polymerase I subunit RPA43 produces the protein MSTIIKFDLKELRKLASDKNSCVVEKKVTQNLALQPWCLGNLKESVKNLLDYKIGKFDKEFNGILLSYKNLRILQNVGSIRNDNADIHFQVQADYFIFRPHVGATLKGVVNKKSPTHLGILVHRVFNVVIPRPTEEPGNKWIGSSVEEGQQVVFRIVVLDLYGALPYIRGELDERWLKLGPDGDDEEDEPTSSQPMNVSYINFDKTKPHVPKQIGDGLPNTTSKSNKTHSKLNMSKNQTKSNSMNPDNQPQESKQSPARTKKVESEISVVTEKTKSKRQSKALEPDSKQSADINTRPSKKHRRES, from the exons ATGTCGACAATCATAAAATTTGATCTCAAAGAATTAAGAAAACTAGCAAGTGACAAAAACTCTTGTGTTGTAGAAAAGAAAGTAACGCAGAACCTAGCATTACAACCATGGTGTCTTGGAAATCTGAAGGAATCTGTTAAGAATTTATTAGATTACAAAATTGGAAAATTTGATAAAGA ATTCAATGGGATCCTGTTGAGCTATAAAAACCTACGGATATTACAAAATGTCGGATCTATTCGAAATGATAACGCTGACATACATTTTCAAGTACAAGCAGACTATTTCATATTTCGACCTCATGTTGGTGCAACATTAAAAGGTGTAGTTAACAAGAAGAGTCCTACTCATCTAGGAATTCTTGTCCACAG agtATTTAATGTTGTTATCCCTCGTCCAACTGAAGAGCCAGGAAATAAATGGATTGGATCAAGTGTTGAAGAAGGACAACAAGTTGTTTTTCGGATAGTGGTTTTAGATTTGTATGGAGCATTGCCTTACATCAGAGGAGAATTGgatgaaag ATGGCTGAAACTTGGtcctgatggtgatgatgaagaAGATGAACCAACTTCTAGTCAACCAATGAATGTGTCTTACATCAACTTTGATAAAACCAAGCCGCATGTACCAAAACAAATTGGGGATGGATTACCTAACACCACTTCCAAGTCTAATAAAACGCACTCTAAATTGAATATGTCCAAGAATCAGACCAAAAGCAATTCCATGAATCCAGATAATCAACCACAAGAAAGTAAACAGAGTCCTGCCAGAACCAAAAAAGTTGAAAGTGAGATTAGTGTTGTTACAGAAAAAACGAAAAGCAAAAGACAAAGCAAAGCATTAGAACCAGATTCAAAGCAATCAGCAGACATCAATACAAGACCATCAAAGAAACATAGAAGAGAAAGTTAg